From one Anopheles cruzii chromosome 3, idAnoCruzAS_RS32_06, whole genome shotgun sequence genomic stretch:
- the LOC128272652 gene encoding DNA-directed RNA polymerase II subunit RPB11 has translation MNAPPTFESFLLYEGEKKIIKELDMKVPNAAIFTVNKEDHTLGNMIRNQLLKDPNVLFAGYKLPHPLEHKFVLRIQTTSEYSPHEAFMNAITDLLSELSLFEERFREAMKEKKEGGD, from the exons ATGAACGCACCGCCAACCTTCGAATCTTTCCTCCTTTATGAAGGAGAAAAGAA GATCATCAAGGAGCTGGACATGAAGGTGCCGAATGCAGCCATTTTCACAGTGAACAAGGAAGATCACACCCTGGGAAACATGATTCGCAA CCAGCTACTGAAGGACCCGAACGTGCTGTTTGCTGGCTACAAACTTCCCCACCCGCTCGAGCACAAGTTCGTACTGCGCATCCAGACGACGTCGGAGTACTCGCCCCACGAAGCGTTCATGAACGCCATCACCGATCTGCTTTCGGAGCTGTCTCTGTTCGAGGAACGGTTCCGGGAGGCGATGAAAGAGAAGAAGGAAGGCGGCGATTGA